In Anaerolineae bacterium, the following are encoded in one genomic region:
- a CDS encoding glycosyltransferase family 4 protein encodes MRVLLMTSGLPLRGAERNVVDVLPYIKAQGVDIHLGTLNTRRDGPLAEEFARTGLPRHDLGARRLLDRAAWSRFVELIRVQQFDLIHAQDQDTILFAAAAHWRLGIPTVMTRHVLVELAPNLKKWIRARAVLVAARHGFDRIVAVSEAVRQDFARRANVPLARIETIYNGLDMEPFLAERDRAALRVALGWGDAPVVLLIAALRERKGHDVLFQAIPALRAAVPDVQIKLVGDGKMAAQIRAEAEPYRDVVEFMGERTDVPDLLAACDAVVQSSWSEALPTVLIEAGASACPVVATDVGGSAEIVVDGETGYLVPAGDAAQIAARLAQLLHDRDLAARLGAQARQRVLGLFSLEEQARQTAGLYERVLAGRRG; translated from the coding sequence ATGCGCGTGTTGCTGATGACCAGCGGCCTGCCACTGCGGGGCGCTGAGCGGAACGTAGTCGATGTGCTGCCATACATCAAAGCGCAGGGTGTGGATATCCACCTGGGGACGCTCAATACCCGCCGCGATGGGCCGCTGGCGGAGGAGTTCGCCCGCACTGGCCTGCCGCGTCACGACCTTGGCGCGCGCCGCCTGCTGGATCGGGCCGCATGGAGCCGCTTTGTCGAGTTAATCCGGGTGCAGCAGTTCGATCTGATTCACGCCCAGGATCAGGACACGATCCTGTTTGCGGCGGCGGCGCACTGGCGGCTGGGCATCCCAACGGTGATGACTCGCCATGTCCTGGTGGAGTTGGCACCCAACCTCAAGAAGTGGATCCGGGCACGGGCGGTGCTGGTAGCGGCGCGCCATGGTTTCGACCGGATCGTGGCTGTGTCGGAAGCCGTGCGCCAGGACTTTGCCCGGCGGGCAAACGTGCCACTGGCGCGTATTGAGACGATCTACAACGGCCTGGACATGGAACCTTTCCTGGCGGAACGCGACCGGGCTGCGCTGCGGGTCGCCCTGGGCTGGGGTGATGCGCCGGTTGTCCTGCTGATCGCCGCCCTGCGGGAGCGTAAGGGGCACGATGTGCTCTTTCAGGCCATCCCGGCATTACGGGCGGCTGTCCCTGATGTGCAGATCAAACTGGTGGGCGATGGCAAGATGGCCGCGCAGATCAGAGCTGAGGCCGAGCCTTACCGCGATGTGGTCGAGTTTATGGGTGAACGTACCGACGTACCGGATTTGCTGGCCGCCTGCGATGCGGTTGTCCAGTCGTCGTGGAGTGAGGCCCTGCCGACCGTCCTGATCGAGGCGGGCGCCAGCGCGTGTCCCGTGGTGGCAACAGACGTGGGTGGCTCAGCGGAGATCGTGGTTGATGGCGAGACCGGCTATCTCGTCCCGGCTGGTGACGCGGCGCAGATCGCAGCCCGCCTGGCCCAGCTGCTGCACGATCGCGATCTGGCGGCGCGGCTGGGGGCACAGGCCCGTCAACGGGTGTTGGGCCTGTTTTCCCTGGAAGAGCAGGCCCGTCAGACAGCTGGGCTGTATGAGCGGGTGCTGGCGGGGCGGCGAGGTTAA
- a CDS encoding glycosyltransferase family 4 protein, with product MRFYMVEASAKGGLIHYAFHLCRAMQRLGVDTTLVTSTNYELRDLKHEFRVVELLKLWDPRGKKAGNPLVRKLRRGWRGVRYVLEWLRLVHFLQREKPDVVLFGEMRFGFEKYFLRMLRRSGFLLADIVHDVQPYDTSRAADRIVATREQLAAFQRIYEQFDALFVHDQSNYVQFLELYRIDPTRVHRIFLPTSELMLEVEQALTPDEMRQQFGVERGRPVVLFFGTITKYKGLEDLLRAFPAVQQQTGAKLIVAGFPAKDVDPEALCALADELGIAPHTAWYLDYVPNEWVATLMNISDVVVLPYRAITQSGVLQIAYACSKPVVATRVGGLPDIVEEGRSGLLVEAGNPQSLAQAIVEVLSSPEKIEAMGAYARTLAEQKYSWLKLAEELRAVFEQELTVGDKR from the coding sequence ATGCGCTTCTACATGGTTGAGGCTTCCGCCAAAGGTGGTCTGATCCACTATGCCTTCCATCTATGCCGTGCCATGCAGCGTCTAGGGGTGGATACGACGCTGGTTACTTCAACCAATTATGAACTGCGCGATCTCAAGCACGAGTTTCGTGTCGTTGAACTGTTGAAACTGTGGGATCCGCGGGGCAAGAAGGCAGGCAATCCGCTCGTGCGCAAACTGCGCCGGGGCTGGCGTGGCGTCCGCTACGTGCTGGAATGGCTGCGACTGGTGCACTTCCTGCAGCGCGAAAAACCGGACGTTGTGTTGTTTGGCGAGATGCGTTTCGGCTTCGAGAAATATTTTCTCAGAATGCTTAGGCGATCTGGCTTCTTGCTGGCTGATATTGTTCACGATGTACAGCCCTATGATACCAGCCGCGCCGCCGACCGGATCGTGGCCACCCGTGAGCAGCTCGCTGCATTCCAACGGATCTATGAGCAGTTTGACGCCCTTTTTGTCCACGATCAGAGCAACTATGTGCAGTTTCTGGAGTTGTACCGTATCGACCCGACCCGCGTACACCGCATCTTCCTCCCCACTAGCGAGTTGATGCTGGAAGTGGAACAGGCGCTGACACCCGATGAAATGCGGCAGCAGTTTGGTGTGGAACGAGGTCGGCCGGTTGTCCTGTTCTTTGGGACGATCACCAAGTACAAGGGCCTGGAGGATTTACTCCGCGCGTTCCCGGCAGTGCAGCAGCAAACCGGCGCGAAATTGATCGTTGCCGGTTTCCCGGCCAAAGATGTCGATCCGGAAGCCCTGTGCGCGCTGGCTGATGAACTGGGCATTGCCCCGCATACCGCCTGGTATCTGGACTACGTGCCTAACGAGTGGGTCGCCACGTTGATGAATATCAGCGATGTGGTGGTTTTGCCCTATCGGGCGATCACCCAGAGTGGGGTGTTACAGATCGCTTATGCCTGCAGCAAGCCGGTAGTGGCGACACGTGTTGGCGGTCTGCCCGACATCGTAGAAGAGGGCAGGAGCGGTCTACTGGTTGAGGCTGGCAATCCGCAGTCGTTGGCGCAAGCGATTGTTGAGGTGCTGTCGTCCCCGGAGAAGATCGAGGCTATGGGCGCTTACGCCCGGACGCTGGCCGAGCAGAAGTACTCCTGGCTGAAGCTGGCCGAAGAACTACGGGCGGTTTTCGAACAGGAGCTAACAGTGGGAGACAAGAGATAA
- a CDS encoding response regulator transcription factor, which produces MAEKILVIDDEETTVQLIAILLERRGYEVIRAYRAEDGLRKAYRTHPDLVLLDIMMPEMDGWEVCRRLRELSDVPIIFLTARGEIRDVVKGLEMGADDYIIKPYDNEELVARIRAHLRRTPTPAIAEELVFDGGNFRINFLNREVRVRGRPVHLTPKEFNLLGVLVREAGRVITRQELVTQAWGAEYADATDSLKLYIHYLRQKIEQDPEHPQYILTSRGIGYRFANR; this is translated from the coding sequence ATGGCCGAAAAAATTCTGGTGATTGATGATGAAGAGACCACGGTGCAGCTGATCGCGATCCTGCTGGAGCGGCGGGGTTACGAAGTCATCAGGGCCTACCGCGCCGAGGACGGTCTCCGCAAGGCCTACCGTACCCATCCCGACCTGGTGTTGCTGGATATCATGATGCCGGAAATGGATGGCTGGGAGGTCTGCCGCCGCCTGCGGGAACTCTCCGATGTGCCGATCATCTTCCTCACGGCGCGGGGCGAGATCCGCGATGTGGTCAAAGGGCTGGAGATGGGAGCGGACGACTATATCATCAAGCCCTACGACAATGAGGAGCTGGTCGCCCGCATCCGCGCCCACCTGCGGCGCACCCCCACCCCTGCCATTGCTGAGGAACTGGTTTTTGATGGCGGCAACTTCCGCATCAATTTTCTCAATCGCGAGGTGCGCGTGCGGGGCCGCCCGGTTCATCTGACGCCCAAGGAGTTCAATCTGCTCGGCGTGTTGGTGCGCGAAGCCGGGCGGGTGATCACCCGGCAGGAACTGGTAACCCAGGCGTGGGGAGCCGAATACGCCGACGCTACCGATAGCCTGAAACTGTACATCCACTATCTGCGCCAGAAGATCGAACAGGACCCCGAACATCCCCAGTACATCCTGACCTCCCGCGGGATCGGGTATCGTTTTGCCAACCGTTAA